In Nitrospira sp., a single genomic region encodes these proteins:
- a CDS encoding helix-turn-helix domain-containing protein: MAVGAYIQAWRASRGHSLEALAAEAQIDAYALEKIESDEVDPGISTLEALAGALKIPVAWLFTHPTGFQQLFADDGGAEVPPGPDPVTERILSGSRMDRSLFILLTTLIQSAEPKLLRAAEMSLRSLVKQSKQATVPWQNRPSGHFEPPSD, translated from the coding sequence ATGGCGGTCGGCGCATATATTCAGGCCTGGAGAGCATCCCGTGGCCACTCGCTCGAAGCCCTGGCCGCCGAAGCTCAAATCGACGCCTATGCCCTTGAAAAGATTGAGTCCGACGAGGTCGACCCCGGCATCTCAACTCTGGAAGCCCTGGCGGGAGCGCTCAAGATTCCGGTGGCTTGGCTCTTTACTCACCCCACCGGCTTCCAACAGCTCTTTGCGGACGACGGTGGTGCAGAGGTTCCTCCCGGTCCGGACCCGGTGACTGAACGGATTCTCTCAGGCTCCCGCATGGATCGGTCGCTCTTTATCCTCCTGACGACCCTCATCCAAAGCGCGGAACCGAAGCTGCTCCGAGCCGCCGAGATGAGCCTACGGAGCCTGGTCAAACAGTCGAAGCAGGCTACGGTTCCCTGGCAGAACAGGCCGTCGGGGCACTTCGAGCCCCCCAGCGACTAG
- a CDS encoding RNA methyltransferase — protein MSHADSPLTRAQTAHIRDLIRDKHVREADGAFVIEGAKAVRDLLAHHPSLVRSVVTTPGYREREQPRDRRLRAAAACPSYTCPERVFAGVSDLDTTQGILAIAIRPEWNEAEVLDRPTLFGIYAEGIQDPLNVGTIIRTAAALGVSALWLTPDSADRYHPKVVRATSGGLLCLPVFVTGSVSPLVRRGCCLFAAEVGGPDAVELDKIEHVPPRVILAVGSEGQGLSEETKTLAIRRVTIPLSRRMESLNVASTVAIAAHVLQRLPKQSL, from the coding sequence GTGTCCCACGCCGACTCTCCACTGACCCGCGCGCAGACCGCGCACATTCGAGATCTCATCCGGGATAAACATGTTCGGGAAGCCGACGGCGCCTTCGTGATCGAAGGCGCCAAAGCGGTGCGGGATCTCCTCGCCCATCATCCGTCGCTCGTCCGTTCCGTCGTGACGACGCCCGGCTATCGCGAACGGGAACAACCGCGCGACCGCCGGCTTCGCGCCGCCGCCGCATGCCCTTCTTATACCTGTCCCGAACGCGTTTTTGCCGGAGTGTCCGACCTCGACACCACCCAGGGCATTCTTGCGATCGCCATCCGGCCCGAATGGAACGAGGCAGAGGTACTCGACCGTCCGACGCTGTTCGGTATCTATGCGGAAGGGATTCAGGATCCGCTGAACGTCGGCACGATCATTCGAACCGCCGCGGCTCTCGGTGTGAGCGCCCTGTGGCTGACGCCAGACTCGGCGGATCGATACCATCCCAAGGTCGTTCGGGCGACGAGCGGGGGGCTGCTTTGCCTGCCGGTGTTCGTCACCGGCTCGGTGTCGCCGTTGGTGCGCCGGGGCTGTTGTCTGTTTGCCGCCGAAGTCGGCGGGCCGGACGCGGTGGAATTGGATAAGATCGAGCATGTGCCGCCGCGCGTGATTCTGGCCGTCGGCAGCGAAGGACAGGGGCTCTCCGAGGAAACGAAGACGCTCGCCATCCGCCGCGTGACCATTCCGTTGAGCCGGCGCATGGAGTCGCTCAATGTCGCCTCCACAGTCGCCATCGCCGCGCATGTCCTACAGCGCCTCCCGAAACAGTCACTCTAA
- a CDS encoding transposase: protein MGKRQQYTKEFKLEAVRLWKSSGRPAAAVARELDLRRNHLYKWQHEIENFGEAAFPGKGGRAHSADELTRLRRENARLREERDILKKAAMFFARESP, encoded by the coding sequence ATGGGGAAGCGACAGCAATACACGAAAGAGTTCAAGCTGGAGGCCGTCCGACTGTGGAAGTCATCGGGACGACCGGCAGCAGCCGTCGCGCGAGAATTGGACCTGCGACGCAATCACCTCTATAAATGGCAGCACGAGATTGAGAACTTTGGGGAGGCGGCGTTCCCTGGCAAAGGCGGCCGCGCGCACAGCGCCGATGAACTCACGCGCTTGCGACGCGAGAATGCCCGGCTGCGTGAGGAGCGCGACATTTTAAAAAAAGCCGCGATGTTCTTTGCGCGGGAGTCGCCATGA
- a CDS encoding IS3 family transposase: protein MRYRFIQAHRTEYRLTGLCRTLGVSRSGYYAWRQRPASARATANARLLEQIQELHRQTKARYGAVKVWRALRLAGVRCGRHRVARLRRQHGLLAQRIRRFRMTIERHEFAPPAPNRLRQVFVAPASNRIWAGDLTAIATRAGWLYLAVILDLYSRRVIGWAMSAKPDQHVALQAMHMALAQRCPPPGLIHHSDQGALYTSVAYQRLLAQRGVIASMSRKGNCFDNAVVESFFSTLKNELVHEQRFHTREDAQAAVFEFIEVFYNRRRLHQTLGYVSPMQFEARRLP, encoded by the coding sequence ATGAGATATCGCTTCATTCAGGCGCATCGCACGGAATACCGGCTCACCGGGTTGTGTCGCACGCTGGGCGTCAGCCGAAGCGGCTACTATGCCTGGCGCCAGCGCCCCGCCAGTGCGCGGGCGACGGCCAACGCGCGTTTGCTCGAGCAGATCCAAGAACTCCATCGACAGACGAAGGCGCGCTACGGTGCTGTGAAGGTATGGCGGGCGTTGCGGCTGGCCGGCGTGCGGTGTGGCCGACATCGCGTGGCGCGCTTGCGGCGGCAACACGGTCTTCTGGCGCAACGCATTCGGCGCTTTCGCATGACGATCGAACGGCATGAGTTTGCCCCGCCCGCGCCGAACCGACTCCGGCAGGTCTTTGTGGCCCCGGCCAGCAATCGCATTTGGGCGGGCGATCTCACCGCGATCGCGACCCGCGCCGGCTGGCTATATCTCGCCGTGATCTTAGATCTGTATTCTCGGCGAGTGATCGGTTGGGCGATGAGTGCCAAGCCCGATCAGCACGTCGCGCTCCAGGCGATGCACATGGCGCTGGCACAGCGGTGTCCGCCACCCGGGCTCATTCATCACTCCGATCAGGGGGCGCTCTATACCAGTGTGGCCTACCAACGCCTGTTGGCTCAGCGTGGCGTGATCGCCAGCATGAGTCGCAAGGGCAACTGTTTCGATAACGCAGTGGTCGAAAGCTTCTTCAGCACGCTCAAGAATGAACTGGTGCATGAGCAGCGGTTTCATACCCGTGAAGACGCGCAAGCGGCCGTGTTTGAATTCATCGAGGTGTTCTACAACCGACGGCGCCTCCATCAGACGCTGGGCTATGTCAGTCCCATGCAGTTTGAGGCGAGGCGTCTACCTTAA
- the cas4 gene encoding CRISPR-associated protein Cas4 → MPTPNVTHPKLMLRVNDLKQFDYCPRVVYYQYVMPVERKATFKMEHGKSAEERLDELERRRGVRRYGLPDGRRHFHVWLTSDILGLSGKLDLLIESSTGRYPVDFKETTGPARSNHFLQLCGYALLVEEAYAGPVSRGFIYLIPGDRVEPVDLTGELRSEIFAALDGIREMILSQRVPAATEVRARCTDCEYRNFCGDVF, encoded by the coding sequence ATGCCGACACCGAACGTGACGCACCCCAAGCTGATGCTCCGGGTGAACGATCTGAAGCAGTTTGACTACTGCCCGCGCGTCGTCTATTACCAATACGTCATGCCGGTCGAGCGGAAGGCAACGTTCAAGATGGAGCATGGCAAGTCGGCTGAGGAACGGCTGGATGAATTGGAGCGGCGGCGAGGGGTACGTCGGTACGGGCTGCCGGATGGCCGGCGTCACTTTCACGTATGGCTGACTTCTGACATCCTTGGACTGTCCGGCAAGCTGGATTTGCTGATCGAATCGTCAACCGGCCGGTATCCGGTCGATTTCAAGGAGACGACAGGTCCCGCACGATCAAATCATTTCTTGCAGCTGTGCGGGTACGCCTTGCTTGTCGAGGAAGCATATGCGGGTCCGGTCTCGCGTGGATTCATTTACTTGATTCCCGGCGATCGCGTTGAACCAGTTGACTTGACCGGCGAACTCAGGTCAGAAATATTCGCGGCGCTGGATGGTATTCGAGAAATGATCCTGTCGCAGCGCGTGCCGGCGGCGACCGAGGTTCGAGCCCGCTGCACAGACTGCGAGTATCGCAACTTTTGTGGGGATGTGTTTTGA
- the cas2 gene encoding CRISPR-associated endonuclease Cas2: MSVEEVTTYVLYDIPDDGVRTKIADVCKDYGLERIQFSAFCGSLTRNKREELFLRLGDVLSKRPGKILLQPVCEKDIRQGLHVDNEDADTERDAPQADAPGERSEAV; this comes from the coding sequence GTGTCTGTTGAGGAAGTCACCACCTACGTCTTGTATGACATTCCGGACGATGGTGTTCGCACAAAGATTGCCGATGTCTGTAAGGATTATGGCCTCGAGCGTATCCAATTCAGCGCGTTTTGCGGTTCGCTGACGCGTAACAAACGGGAAGAACTCTTCCTTCGGCTGGGTGACGTGTTGAGCAAGCGGCCGGGCAAGATCCTTCTTCAGCCGGTCTGCGAAAAAGATATCCGGCAAGGCCTACATGTCGACAATGAAGATGCCGACACCGAACGTGACGCACCCCAAGCTGATGCTCCGGGTGAACGATCTGAAGCAGTTTGA
- the cas1 gene encoding CRISPR-associated endonuclease Cas1 translates to MSAQSAEPDLLTRIHPEVSAPQRIRELPPAQINLFTGEPEAVVVPIETEPPDGEERVIDEGIRMVKTGDTSQVVLSGFGMFLSKKSERLLVRQNKTVIYEFPFFRLSEVVVASRGVTLSSDVVEELCQRGIRLSFLTHGGKPYAMLSSPMLTATVISRREQLAAMGDTRGIEFAKLIVAGKLTNQERLLRYFGKYLKQADPPRFEHVDRVADQIADLHPAIERIVGAHLDDVRDSLMGYEGTAGRLYWDGVKEIIGQRAEFMGREHRGATDVVNSLLNYGYGILYSQIWGAVLNAGLEPFAGFLHVDRPGKPSLVLDLVEEFRQPVVDRTVIAHINLGEAVTLKAGMLDEETRSRYAAKILERLESTETVKGKKYQIKSIIQMQARSLCTFLRREGRYSPFTFKW, encoded by the coding sequence ATGAGCGCCCAGTCTGCAGAACCCGATCTCCTCACCCGCATTCATCCCGAAGTCTCAGCGCCTCAGCGTATTCGCGAACTGCCGCCTGCCCAAATCAATCTCTTCACCGGCGAGCCGGAAGCGGTGGTCGTGCCGATCGAAACCGAGCCGCCGGACGGTGAGGAACGCGTGATCGACGAGGGCATCCGGATGGTGAAGACCGGCGACACATCCCAGGTGGTGCTCTCCGGCTTCGGCATGTTTCTCTCGAAAAAGAGCGAGCGGTTGCTGGTCCGTCAGAACAAGACGGTCATCTATGAATTCCCCTTCTTCCGGTTGAGCGAGGTGGTCGTGGCGTCGCGCGGCGTGACGCTTTCGTCCGATGTCGTCGAAGAGCTGTGTCAGCGCGGTATTCGGCTGAGCTTCCTCACGCACGGAGGCAAGCCCTATGCGATGCTGTCCTCCCCTATGCTCACTGCCACGGTGATCTCGCGACGGGAGCAGTTGGCCGCGATGGGAGACACGCGTGGCATAGAATTCGCCAAGCTGATTGTGGCCGGAAAGTTGACCAATCAAGAGCGGCTGCTCCGCTATTTCGGCAAGTATTTGAAGCAAGCTGACCCGCCCCGGTTTGAACACGTGGACCGAGTCGCAGATCAGATCGCGGACCTTCATCCAGCCATTGAGCGAATCGTGGGCGCGCATCTTGACGATGTGCGAGATTCATTAATGGGCTACGAGGGAACAGCAGGACGTCTCTACTGGGATGGTGTGAAGGAGATCATCGGCCAGCGCGCTGAGTTCATGGGACGCGAGCATCGCGGCGCGACGGACGTGGTGAACAGCTTGCTGAACTACGGCTACGGGATTCTCTATTCTCAAATCTGGGGCGCTGTACTCAATGCAGGCCTTGAGCCGTTTGCCGGCTTCCTGCATGTCGATCGTCCAGGCAAACCGTCGTTGGTGCTGGATCTCGTTGAAGAATTCCGCCAGCCGGTCGTGGACCGCACCGTGATCGCGCACATCAATCTCGGCGAGGCCGTCACCCTTAAGGCCGGGATGTTGGACGAAGAGACCCGCTCGCGCTATGCGGCCAAAATCCTGGAACGGCTGGAATCCACCGAGACAGTGAAGGGCAAGAAATATCAGATCAAATCTATTATCCAGATGCAGGCACGGAGCCTGTGTACGTTCTTGCGTCGAGAAGGCAGATATAGCCCGTTCACCTTTAAGTGGTAG
- a CDS encoding PIN domain-containing protein, whose protein sequence is MNGEPSLIDTNVLVHAYSVIDQRKHEQASSWLTRIWEGERAATTLQNLSEFFFVVTRKVVKPLALDQAEAVVSGILTGSQWHVLDRNADTLLKAIELVTLHRASIWDALIAACMLEHGVSTIVTENERDFRRIPGLTVINPFKPSSKR, encoded by the coding sequence ATGAACGGTGAACCCTCCCTCATTGATACCAATGTGCTGGTCCACGCCTACTCCGTTATTGATCAACGGAAGCATGAACAGGCGTCATCCTGGTTAACACGGATTTGGGAGGGTGAGAGAGCAGCTACAACCTTACAGAACCTCTCTGAGTTCTTCTTTGTCGTGACGCGCAAGGTCGTTAAACCGCTCGCACTGGATCAGGCAGAAGCCGTTGTGTCTGGAATCCTTACCGGATCGCAGTGGCACGTGCTCGACCGCAATGCCGACACGCTGTTAAAAGCCATTGAACTGGTGACGCTCCACCGAGCTTCTATCTGGGATGCCCTGATCGCAGCCTGCATGCTTGAGCATGGGGTCAGCACTATCGTGACTGAGAACGAACGTGATTTTCGGAGAATCCCAGGGCTTACTGTGATCAATCCCTTTAAGCCGTCATCGAAACGCTGA
- a CDS encoding helicase-related protein, whose amino-acid sequence MTVLTGEGLQHLFSEENIVELGRRKGTFLLAVLDVLNQRDHIILCSPDLLGYVAQRCYSVTGNFYNTRWRDELELKLAEHQVVIDEYHFYDPYTYLNLSGALEKLGTVRWLCLSATGRSDYFSDADTFDPGGSTAASPAEERIASHPIELYLHRDDIRIVDRSPQHRVIYFYHSVIAVHETAEALRSAGTRLIEWTGIQKTHNDEARLVVATSAAEVGLDLPFREVHTEFWGNNWEVSSIIQRIGRVGRSDEAGRSQAHIWITGREPGLLFSLLNNKSTLTKGEFGELLLKTFGELAFRPEDYVSYYLWDEDKVRALRRFWQVPPEVRKLRFHFRPPNSQAVFNWHGTRFAYDWVPIANRYQLESVADLTDLPFWHEMGYSEWRVAAPLEKREYHQRYEGKKDKEHRRCFWESGNR is encoded by the coding sequence GTGACGGTGCTTACTGGCGAAGGTCTGCAGCACTTGTTCTCAGAGGAGAACATTGTTGAGCTTGGGCGCCGGAAGGGAACCTTTCTTCTCGCGGTCCTGGACGTCCTCAATCAGCGCGACCACATCATTCTTTGCTCGCCAGACCTCCTGGGCTATGTCGCGCAACGCTGTTACTCCGTCACAGGAAACTTCTACAACACTCGTTGGCGAGACGAACTCGAACTAAAGCTCGCTGAGCACCAAGTCGTAATTGACGAGTACCATTTCTACGATCCGTACACCTATCTGAACTTGTCAGGAGCGCTGGAGAAGCTGGGGACGGTGAGATGGCTCTGCCTGTCAGCGACTGGCAGATCCGATTATTTCTCCGACGCAGATACTTTCGATCCAGGCGGATCCACGGCAGCATCGCCGGCAGAGGAGAGGATCGCCTCGCATCCAATTGAGCTGTACCTACACCGTGACGATATTCGGATTGTCGACAGGTCGCCGCAGCATCGCGTGATTTACTTTTATCATTCGGTGATTGCCGTCCACGAAACGGCGGAGGCACTTCGATCAGCGGGGACACGACTGATTGAATGGACTGGAATCCAGAAGACACACAACGACGAAGCACGGCTAGTTGTCGCGACGTCCGCTGCCGAAGTTGGTCTTGACCTACCATTCCGAGAGGTCCACACCGAGTTCTGGGGGAATAACTGGGAGGTTTCTTCCATCATTCAGCGTATCGGTAGAGTTGGGCGCTCTGACGAAGCCGGGAGATCGCAGGCCCATATCTGGATCACTGGCCGAGAGCCCGGGCTCCTCTTTTCACTACTCAACAACAAATCTACACTGACGAAGGGAGAATTCGGTGAACTCCTGCTAAAGACGTTCGGTGAGCTAGCTTTTCGGCCTGAAGACTACGTCAGCTACTACCTCTGGGACGAGGACAAGGTGCGAGCGCTGCGCCGCTTCTGGCAGGTTCCTCCAGAGGTCCGAAAGTTACGCTTTCATTTCCGTCCGCCGAACTCGCAAGCTGTGTTCAATTGGCACGGCACCCGGTTTGCCTACGACTGGGTTCCCATTGCCAATCGTTACCAGTTGGAGTCTGTTGCGGATCTGACCGACCTGCCGTTCTGGCATGAAATGGGTTACTCAGAGTGGCGAGTGGCTGCTCCGCTAGAGAAACGCGAGTACCATCAACGATACGAGGGCAAGAAAGACAAAGAGCATCGACGATGCTTCTGGGAGTCAGGTAATAGATGA
- the cas7d gene encoding type I-D CRISPR-associated protein Cas7/Csc2 yields the protein MKKYQVVVLRSLKGFGQFVTESRDETNTYEFGDDDERPIIFGEKLKAVERRTIMRKVREVLSVRCWLTTAKKGGDAGISGLCMSCPACALFGGTYAPKKGGGSGQKNAIEMRRAFYTAAFPFVGGGIRDVTSNAVDERTGQTGTSLFTNQIIEPRDFIDVVTVEANDDKWVKLLIWGIEHSDRYGANTRIYGEVHNSILGVVEDTRLRIAAIDLARLKSKDKIQDHIRENGLTLTTITCTDTEVDELIRKLAQSAEVSELARRRNLVDLSIPDYFEEVSRRLAPELLKKKIKDASNKDLEWKKWDVATRRTQICEEVKTSQDLKNAANTLLKALDGPKKEEPPDDKIARFLSTEYGMARLIESVVGGEQEEDEEAAA from the coding sequence GCAATTCGTGACGGAGTCGCGTGACGAGACGAACACGTATGAGTTTGGGGATGATGACGAGCGGCCAATCATCTTCGGCGAGAAACTTAAGGCAGTCGAACGCCGAACGATCATGCGCAAGGTGCGAGAGGTCCTGAGTGTCCGCTGCTGGCTAACCACGGCGAAAAAGGGCGGAGATGCAGGAATCTCTGGCCTGTGTATGTCTTGTCCGGCATGCGCCTTGTTTGGTGGAACCTATGCCCCAAAGAAAGGTGGCGGTAGCGGCCAGAAGAACGCCATCGAAATGCGTCGAGCTTTTTACACCGCAGCCTTTCCGTTCGTGGGCGGCGGCATTCGAGACGTCACATCCAACGCCGTGGATGAACGAACCGGTCAGACGGGCACATCGCTCTTTACTAATCAGATCATCGAACCGCGTGACTTTATCGATGTCGTGACGGTAGAGGCGAACGACGACAAATGGGTGAAGCTTCTGATTTGGGGGATCGAGCATAGCGACCGGTACGGTGCAAACACGAGGATCTATGGCGAGGTGCACAATTCGATTTTGGGAGTAGTCGAAGATACACGCCTGCGCATCGCGGCGATTGACTTAGCCCGTCTCAAATCTAAAGACAAGATTCAAGATCACATCAGGGAAAATGGTCTAACCTTGACCACCATCACCTGCACCGACACCGAGGTAGATGAGTTGATTCGCAAACTCGCTCAATCGGCAGAGGTAAGCGAACTTGCTAGACGTAGGAACCTGGTCGATCTCTCCATCCCAGACTATTTCGAGGAGGTGTCGAGACGGTTAGCACCCGAGCTTCTGAAGAAGAAAATCAAAGATGCTAGCAACAAGGACCTGGAGTGGAAGAAGTGGGACGTAGCGACAAGACGCACACAAATCTGTGAGGAAGTGAAAACATCACAAGATCTGAAGAATGCGGCAAATACTCTCCTAAAAGCCCTGGACGGGCCGAAAAAGGAAGAGCCGCCTGATGACAAAATTGCAAGGTTCCTGAGTACGGAGTATGGGATGGCCCGGTTAATTGAGTCTGTGGTCGGTGGAGAACAGGAAGAGGACGAAGAGGCGGCCGCATGA